In Cotesia glomerata isolate CgM1 linkage group LG8, MPM_Cglom_v2.3, whole genome shotgun sequence, the sequence ATTAGGAATAGTGTCGGCTATTGATTTTTCAGTATCGAAGGTTGGAGGTTCCACCAGCTCCTCTTTTTCGATATCTTGAAATGAAGAAAGGAGTTCGGGTATAACTGGCAAACCAGCCCAACGTTTACTAGCTCTACCTTTTGTATAGGTTCCGTTAAGATCATCCGATTCTGTGTCGGTAGAACTACGAACACGAAAGGGTGTTGAACTACCTACTGGATCGCGAAAGGTAACCAGAGATTTACGTGGAGTGCGGAGTGAATCTATACCACGGGGATCCCAATAATAACTATCAGAAGTAGATGAATGACCTGAAGTCAATTCAATGACATTAGGTAGAAGAGGCATCCTTGGTGGTATTTCAGGGGAAGTATCACTAGTATCAGAATCATCGACATAAGTTATTTTAGTATAATCTTTGATAGATGACGGCTTGTCTGTTTCCTGATCCTTTAATGGAGGAATTTGATTAGGTACAAGGCTAGGGAACCCGCTATTCCTGCCCTGTGCAACCGGAGGAATAGGTTGGGATTCTTTTGTTTGAATAGGAGATCTTTGCACTGGTCCGATTTTCTTTAGAGCTGATTTAAGTTTAATTGGAGGTGGTGGTTTCATCATTGCGTGTCGTTGTCTAACCCTGTCACCTATACTACTAACATTAGATAGGGCAGCTTCCTTTGCAGCTTTCATTCGCTCTGCATGTTGAGCGATAGAAGTTGATAATCGAGCAGAGATTTTTGCCTGCGACTGAGGTACAACTGGTAATACCACCGGATTGCGAGATAATGCATCAGCATTTATATTAAATCTACCGGGTTTGTAAATGAAGGTATATTCATATTCTCTTAATCTAATTCTCCAACGAATCAATCGCTGAACTGGCGGTTTGACTGAATCAATCCATTTTAAAGGTTCATGGTCACAGATTAATGTGAAATGCTGTCCATATAAATATGGTCGAAAATGTAATATTCCATAAACTACAGCGAGACATTCTTTTTCTATTGTGGTATAATTCATTTCAGGAGGGCTCAATAAGCGGGATAAATAAGCAATTGGTTTATCCTCACCTATTTTACCTTGACTCAATACTGCTCCAATAGCTATGTCAGAGGCGTCAGTAGTGAGAATAAATGGTTTTGTAAAATCGGGATATTGCAATACCGGTGTAGTGCATAAAGCTTTGCGCAAGTCATCAAAACTTGCTTGATGCTCATCTGCCCAATTAAAAGGAGTGTcctttttaagtaaattactAAGGGGTTTAGCACGAGCagagaaattttctataaatctgCGATAATAACCAGCCAAGCCTAAAAACTGACGAACATTGGTTGCGTTTTTAggaattggaaatttttcaatagcttCAGTTTTCTTAGGATCTGGACGTACACCACCGTTACCAATGATGTGTCCTAAATAAGTGACTTCCAAATTCAGAAATTCACACTTATCGGTTTGTAATACCAAATTTGCATTTTTCAACCGATTGAAAAGTCGTCGAACACGAACATTGTGTTCTTCCAAAGAACATGCAAAGACAACGATATCATCTAAATATACGAACAATTCCTGATCCTGTAAACCCAAAAGAACCTTATCCATAAGCCGTTGGAAAGTGGTAGGAGCATTTTTAAGACCGAATGGCATTCTGGTATATTCATAATGACCATTGGGAGTACTAAATGCAGTTTTAGGTTGGTCCTTTTGATCCATGCGAATTTGGTGAAAACCACTTGCTAAGTCAAAAATAGAAAAGTATTTTGCACCACCTAGTCTATCGagtatttcaattatattagGTAGAGGATATGCATCACCTTTTGTCTTTTCATTTAATCGTCGATAATCAATGACCAAACGCCATCTTTTGTTTCCTTTTGAATCTGGTTTCTTAGGTACAATCCACAATGGTGAATTATACGGAGAAACGGATTCAGTAATAGTACCGTtctctaataatttttcaacctGCTTGGCTATCTCTTCTTTGTGTACAGGGGGAAATCGATATTGTTTGACAGATACAGGGATTTCATCCACAGTTGGAATAGAATGAGTTATTTCAGTGGTAGCCGATAGAGGATCACCGGGTAAATGAAAGAGATATGGAAATTCTCTAATTATAGCGTAAACATGTTCTTTctcaattgaatttaaatgatCAAGTCGAAGACTATCACAGATTCTTGCGAATCTGTCTTGATCATTTACTTGTTCACCAGGTTCATCTGAATCATCGAAGAAGTCTTCAGATTCTTCACCATGATCAAAAGGAATTAATTCCTGAGGAGGAATGTCTAAGTCAACATCTTCTTCATAGGCATTAATAGCAATTACATAACAGGTATTGTTACGATTGGTTACTATACAATTTccgatgaaaatattttcatgtGTTTCAATACGAGGTAAAAATCCAGTTTTTAAACTAGAGGGTATAAGATTAATTGGTATCACAGTGCGAGTTCGAGCTTTTAATGATGTAAATACTGAAGGTTCAGGTTCAATTTCGGATGATTggattgaattttcaaatggaATAGGCATAATTGGTTCTGAACTAGCAACTATGGTTTTATGATGAAAAGATATTTCTACCTTTTCTTTCTCTAAGAAATCAATGCCGATTATACCTTCTGTCTGAGTAGGTAAGGGGTCATTGAGAACATGAAATTTCTCGGGCCTATCAAAGAATGTTATCTCAGTGGTTCCTAGcgtgttaattttattgaggGTGATTCCTTTAAGATAAACAGAATCACTAGTATTGATTATTGTACGAGGGGCTAAAGCATCtttatgaataatatttatgtcgGCTCCGGTGTCGACTAAAAAGCGAGCACTACCATATAATATTTCAGGAGCATTTAAAGTAACGACCGGCCCTCTTCCACCTTGGTTCCTTGTCCACATTACATTTGTTCGATTGTTAAAAATCTGACCATTGATGGACGCTTTTCCGTTTGATTCGTCAAGGCGTCCTTCTGGCAAATCGGATCGGAGTTTAAATGATCCTTATTAGGTACCGGCGATTGAGAATTACCGTTGTttctattactattattgtaattgttaTCGTAGCCGTTATTAGGTctattgtaattattagtaGGATTATAGTTAGGGTTATAGGTTGGGTAACTATTATAATTAGGCGGATTGTTGTTTTGACCGTTGAAGAATGGTTGATAcggaaaattataatttacaggGGGTGAATACATTTCCCGTGGAGGATACTGATAAGGTATTGAAGGTAGATAAGGCATATGTGGGAAATATCCAGGCATTGTAAAATAGGGAACTGGTTGACGAGGGGATATACTCCTGGACCGTAAGGGTGAGCCAATGCGTCGTTCATAATTGGGGGAGGAGCTACGTATTGGTGACTTGTTACGAGGGGATGATGGTCTATACCCATCATCTCGGAAAAATCGAAATGGGATTGCATCTCGCCGATCTTCGTCTTCAAAATTAACCATGCGTGTCTTACGGGATAAATCTGTATTATTGGGTTGAATTGCTGCATAGGCTAAGTAATTTGAATTTCGGTGAGAACTCCCTTTTAAATCTTCTTCAAGACGTAAAGCAATTTTATATGCATCATCAAGGGTTGCAGGATTTTGAACGCTAACACCATAAATTAAGTCGTCTGGTAACCCGCGTTTAAAAGATTCCAAGGCTAGTCCGTTTAACATTTTCTTCATACCCGATAATTcgttttcattattaaaactttCACGTAATGATGCCATTGCACTTGTGCATATTCGTTTAATACGCGTATAATAGCTAAGTAATGattcattttgttttaatcTAACTGCCTGAATATCTGCGCAATATTGAGGATACGATttctttttagaaaaatattcttttaatgcgtcttttaaattttctattgttacTATTTCTTTATCTTCTAATGCATCTCGTGCGGtatcttttaattttgtacGAACTTTAGTAATAAAAGCAGGTTTCTGTTCCTCAGTAACTAATTGTAATGCTTGTTCTACATCCTGCAAAAATGAACGTAATGGCATGTTTTGCCCATCAAAATTGGGGACCATTGCTAATGCTTGTGTCATGGTAAGATTCTCTCCTAATGAGGTCATGGTTCGATCAGTAATCTCGAAATGACGAGACATTTCCTGAATTGCTTGCTCCatgtttagatttttaatattcgattttttttttttttttttttttttttttttttttttttttttaaaaaaaaacttattgttTATCTGATTTTAACATGCGTTCTATTACAAGATAGAGTTCCTTAATATTGATTCGTAATAAAATAACGGATGCGAGCAAATCACGGAATTGTTTCTGATTATCCCCAATAGGTTGATTCAATTGCAAGGTTAAATTTCTGGTTTTGTCTGAATTAATGTCACTACTAGTACTTGAAACCTGATTATTAGAGTTTTCAGTTTCTGGAATATTCTTAACTCTTTTTGTTTGAgatcttaaataatattgctTTCCCGATTGTTTACGTTTCATTATGTGTAAAatgtgtttttataaaatatttttgacttaaaaatattcaattaataatgtttaataaatatctcttttatttattctcgTTGAAACaaccaaaataatttaaatcgaataattctatataatcaaaatattcaaattttatcagtgGCTCTAATTCGTCTTCATGAAGTTCTAATAAGGAATCTATAAATTGAGATATAAAATCTGATGTGATATCTGGCCTTTCTTCTATTGGTGGATATATTAATTCTACTTTATTACTAATTTCTCCTGTACTTGTTGTACTgcttgatgatgatgatggtgtgTTAtcgatttttatagttatattGTTAGTTTGAGTATCTGTCTGTGTAGAGTCGCTATGTGATTCAATCTCCTTAGTAGAAGGATACAGTGTTTGACGCAATCGTTTGCTAAGCAATATCTTTGATTTAGCTCTACGACCACGGATTTTcctcatttaaaaaaaaacattagaGAAAATCAATTTAAGTTCCAAATTTTTCCACTGAATGATTTAGGCACAGTGTAGGTTAATCATTCAACTAATCCAAACAATACAGGGAGCGCAACGCTACCTTTTAGGCGCCGTCGCAACTTTCTTTTgcttagatttttaaatttggaaGAAATTGATTTCTTGAAATAAGTGCTAAATTTGAATCTAGTGTGTGATTATTTCGTTGAACGATTTAGGCTCTAAAAAGGTTAAACGTTCAACTAGTTAAACGAAATAGGGAGCGCAACGCAACTATAAAGCGCAGTCGCAACTGTTTTTCGTTTAACTTACTAATCATTCATTAtgtaagtgtaaattttttttttttttttttttcgttgaacGATTTAGGCTCTAAACAGGTTAATCATTCAACTGGTTAAACGAAATAGGGAGCGCAACGCAACTATAAAGCGCAGTCGCAACTGTTTTTCGTTTAACTTACTAATCATCTATTAAATCCTCATCAAGAATCCAAAACGTTATTGCTATTTTGGACACCCAATGTACTCGACAGATcaaccaaaaatatttttgtttgatGGTCAATTGACAGATTTAACAGATAATGCAAGAAAGTGATGTAATACTCAATGTGTGGGCTTTgattatattttgtttatttgatgtaaaataatttattctcaaAAACCGG encodes:
- the LOC123270081 gene encoding probable ubiquitin thioesterase DG1039 — encoded protein: MEQAIQEMSRHFEITDRTMTSLGENLTMTQALAMVPNFDGQNMPLRSFLQDVEQALQLVTEEQKPAFITKVRTKLKDTARDALEDKEIKSYPQYCADIQAVRLKQNESLLSYYTRIKRICTSAMASLRESFNNENELSGMKKMLNGLALESFKRGLPDDLIYGVSVQNPATLDDAYKIALRLEEDLKGSSHRNSNYLAYAAIQPNNTDLSRKTRMVNFEDEDRRDAIPFRFFRDDGYRPSSPRNKSPIRSSSPNYERRIGSPLRSRSISPRQPVPYFTMPGYFPHMPYLPSIPYQYPPREMYSPPVNYNFPYQPFFNGQNNNPPNYNSYPTYNPNYNPTNNYNRPNNGYDNNYNNSNRNNGNSQSPVPNKDHLNSDPICQKDALTNQTEKRPSMVRFLTIEQM